A genomic region of Phragmites australis chromosome 2, lpPhrAust1.1, whole genome shotgun sequence contains the following coding sequences:
- the LOC133910132 gene encoding protein MIZU-KUSSEI 1-like, translating into MLRYTTPQSTPPMSPLGAPATPRTPGAGAVSEAPQPPASPRTPRPAITLTAPPSNKKRRRGAARSSLRAIRAVRALFRSLPILAPACRFPGVIPRHGGGGGASRRHDGHVSGASRTTGTLFGHRRARVTLAVQETSGSVPILLLELAMQTGRFMQEMGAEHLRVALECEKKPPGAGAGIGRTRLLDEPLWTAYVNGRKIGYAVRREPTEDDLTVMQLLRTVSAGAGVLPADVVGGGGAPEGQEAGDLAYMRAHFDRVVGSRDSESFYMLNPDGNNGPELSIFFIRI; encoded by the coding sequence ATGCTACGTTACACCACGCCACAGTCCACCCCGCCGATGTCGCCGCTGGGTGCCCCCGCGACGCCCCGCacccccggcgccggcgcggtcTCCGAGGCGCCGCAACCGCCGGCCTCGCCGCGGACGCCCCGCCCCGCGATCACGCTGACCGCGCCGCCGTCCAACAAGAAGCGGCGCCGCGGGGCCGCGCGCTCTTCCCTCCGCGCCATCCGCGCCGTGCGCGCACTGTTCCGGTCCCTCCCGATCCTCGCCCCAGCGTGCCGGTTCCCCGGCGTCATCCCGCGtcacggcggtggcggcggcgcgtcACGGAGGCACGACGGCCACGTCAGCGGCGCGTCGCGCACGACGGGGACGCTGTTCGGGCACCGCAGGGCGCGGGTGACGCTGGCGGTGCAGGAGACGTCCGGGAGCGTGCCCATCCTGCTGCTGGAGCTCGCCATGCAGACGGGGAGGTTCATGCAGGAGATGGGCGCCGAGCACCTGCGCGTGGCGCTCGAGTGCGAGAAGAAGCCACCGGGCGCCGGCGCGGGCATCGGACGCACCAGGCTGCTCGACGAGCCGCTGTGGACGGCGTACGTGAACGGGCGCAAGATCGGGTACGCCGTGCGCCGGGAGCCCACCGAGGACGATCTCACCGTCATGCAGCTCCTGCGCACCGTgtccgccggcgccggcgtgcTTCCGGCCGACGTCgtgggcggtggcggcgccccCGAGGGGCAGGAGGCTGGCGACCTAGCGTACATGCGCGCGCACTTCGACCGCGTGGTGGGGTCCCGCGACTCGGAGTCGTTCTACATGCTTAATCCTGACGGCAACAATGGGCCGGAGCTTAGCATCTTCTTCATCAGGATATGA
- the LOC133908959 gene encoding uncharacterized protein LOC133908959 — MAAAEPEATGLYGGAGGLSTGRKLAPWSSWAEWRFVRDGLFSPYPAAAHRRIAAWRSRGSLPIPVDVTAAFVEIRLRDPFFRSGLAGDDALESEEILAMLYSMAIMRLVNGFVENPHKKTGRSISELAEAVGIPRVLVDIRHESSHRNLPSLRLLRLASIKAFDWLKCIYWDRQTNAIPDAQVELRLRLHEIARFLKGNDSKESKSGSKRKRSEKLISKTMKYTRRLYYACPSEVVSVLLDLLQLDAPESFESSDMQQTDSLAVNHSSDDQILNSDMKTIIMKLSEKEPRLLLGILKSVIEVIETKEELTNKGESYEPSKVKRLCSLVLWLVKNIKELKGSGYIGLVHEIGVLSSDKNAVPRFCLAKLLQKLLNLSTIGERCIIDAALLLIEMVNNNNVKEKLRKLPVLSLESLAKVSSLPESRTICNEQESVEKVTGTLEMFKLQLKRQKNACLAENSAEGSFNTSTADKYNRWSITRSWTPCPIGMVPCSFSSTAVLPAFDVVNHALEDATLGQHGHFEEDHSERFDSHPEELEDESILEISRSSLEDEISDMTELTFPLKGRLMVGGVWKKVTQEELLFIK; from the exons atggcggcggcggagccggaAGCGACCGGCCTCTATGGAGGCGCCGGCGGCCTGTCCACAGGTCGGAAGCTGGCGCCTTGGTCGAGCTGGGCAGAGTGGCGATTCGTGCGCGACGGCCTCTTCTCCCCCTACCCCGCCGCCGCTCATCGCAGG ATTGCAGCGTGGCGGAGCAGGGGCTCCCTACCGATACCCGTGGACGTCACCGCTGCCTTCGTTGAGATCCGGCTGCGGGATCCCTTCTTCAG gaGCGGATTGGCTGGGGATGACGCGCTGGAGTCCGAGGAGATTCTTGCGATGCTGTATAGTATGGCAATAATGAG GCTCGTAAATGGTTTCGTGGAGAATCCACACAAGAAAACTGGCCGTTCAATATCTGAACTAGCCGAGGCCGTTGGAATACCACGAGTTCTGGTCGACATTCGTCATG AGAGTTCCCATCGCAATCTTCCATCTCTGCGACTGTTACGCTTGGCAAGCATTAAG GCATTTGATTGGTTGAAGTGCATCTACTGGGATCGCCAGACCAATGCAATTCCTGATGCTCAAGTAGAACTGAGGTTGAGACTGCATGAGATTGCTCGCTTTCTGAAGGGGAATGATTCAAAAGAATCAAAATCAGGTTCCAAAAGGAAAC GTTCTGAGAAACTGATTTCCAAAACCATGAAGTATACTCGACGACTATACTATGCTTGTCCCTCTGAGGTTGTCTCTGTTCTGTTGGATCTTTTGCAACTAGATGCTCCTGAGTCCTTTGAAAGCAGTGACATGCAACAAACTGATAGTTTGGCTGTTAACCACTCATCCGATGATCAAATATTGAATAGCGATATGAAAACTATCATAATGAAACTGTCAGAGAAAGAACCAAGATTGCTGCTTGGCATACTAAAGTCAGTAATTGAAGTTATCGAGAccaaggaagaactcacaaACAAAG GTGAATCGTATGAGCCATCTAAAGTGAAAAGATTATGCTCCTTGGTTCTATGGCTTgtcaaaaatataaaagaacTGAAAGGTTCAGGCTACATTGGACTTGTCCACGAGATAGGAGTATTGTCTTCAGACAAGAATGCAGTCCCTCGTTTTTGCCTTGCAAAGCTTCTGCAGAAGTTACTGAATTTATCCACTATAGGTGAAAGATGTATCATAGATGCAGCACTGCTGTTGATTGAGATGGTCAACAATAATAATGTGAAGGAGAAATTGAGGAAGCTTCCTGTGTTATCTCTTGAAAGCTTGGCTAAAGTTTCTTCCCTCCCTGAATCAAGAACCATATGCAACGAACAAGAATCTGTTGAAAAGGTAACAGGGACCCTGGAAATGTTCAAGTTGCAGTTGAAGAGGCAGAAGAATGCATGTTTAGCGGAAAATAGCGCTGAAGGATCGTTCAACACAAGCACAGCAGATAAATATAACAGATGGTCTATAACAAGGTCATGGACCCCCTGTCCAATAGGAATGGTACCCTGTTCATTTAGTTCAACTGCTGTTCTTCCTGCCTTTGATGTCGTCAATCATGCACTGGAGGATGCCACATTAGGACAGCATGGACATTTTGAGGAGGATCATTCGGAAAGGTTTGACTCTCACCCTGAGGAGTTGGAAGATGAAAGCATTCTGGAAATATCAAGATCATCACTGGAAGATGAGATTTCAGATATGACAGAATTGACCTTTCCTTTGAAGGGTAGATTAATGGTTGGTGGTGTGTGGAAAAAGGTGACCCAAGAGGAgttgctctttataaaatga
- the LOC133908958 gene encoding putative disease resistance protein RGA1, which yields MAAEAILGAFMQTLFEKLSEVVLDQFRSYGGIQGKLENLSCTLSQLQAFLDDAEAKQLTDVSVRGWLAKLKDIAYDVDDLLDRYSAKCTHLKQRQMKLPTKASVSSPTSFLRRNLYQYRIKQKISSILVRLDKIAKERDTIGLQMLGGMSRRETLERPQSSSLVDSSAVFGREGDRREMVRLVLSDSGHNSSNVCVIPVVGMGGLGKTTLMQMVYHDDRVKEHFQLRIWVYVSENFDERKITQETLEAAAYDQSFVSTNMNMLQETLSRVLRGKRYLLVLDDVWNEDHDKWLSYRAALLSGGLGSKIVVTSRNENVARIMGGIEPYKLQQLSDDDSWSVFKSYAFRDGDCSTYPQLEVIGREIVKKLQGLPLASKALGSLLFCKTDEEEWKDILRNDIWELTAEKNNILPALRLSYNHLPPHLKQCFAFCSVYPKDYIFRREKLVKIWLALGFIRQSRKKRLEDSGNAYFNELLSRSFFQPYKDNYVMQNAMHDLAKSVSMEDCDQFEHERRQDNAIKTRHLSFPCKDGKCVQFGPLYGYRKLRTLIIMHGYKSKMSRLPDGVFMKLRFLRVLDIHGRGLKELPESIGNLEQLRFLDLTSTEIKTLPVSIVKLYNLQILKLSDCNSLREVPQGITKLINMRHLEVRTRLLSRIPGIGSLTCLQELEEFVVQKRLGHKITELRDMDQLHGQLSIRGLNNVVDGQDVLAAKLKTKEHLRTLHLIWDEDCTVIPSEQQEEILEGLQPHLDLKELMIKGFPGVRFPSWLASSSLPNLQTIHICNCRSKVLPPLGQLPFLKNLDIAGATEVTQLGREFTGFGQSTCFPALEELLLEDMPNLREWIFHASEQLFPQLTELGLIRCPKLKKLPPLPSTLTSLRIYESGLESLPELQNGACPSSLTSLYMNDCPNLASLRVGLLAHKPTALKSLTIAHCEGLVSLPEECFRPLISLRSLHIYKCPCLVPWTALEGGLLPTSIEDIRLNSCSLLACVLLNGLRYLPRLRHFEIADCPDISNLPVEGLPHTLQFLEISCCDDLQCLPPSLYEVSSLETLLIGNCPEIESLPEEGLPRGLKELYIKQCPLIKQRCQEGGPDRGKIAHIRDIEIDGDVIMLDQI from the coding sequence ATGGCTGCAGAAGCAATTTTAGGAGCCTTTATGCAGACCCTCTTTGAGAAATTGTCGGAAGTAGTTCTTGATCAGTTCAGATCTTATGGAGGCATCCAAGGCAAGCTAGAGAATCTCTCTTGCACACTCTCTCAATTGCAGGCCTTCCTTGACGACGCTGAGGCGAAGCAGTTGACCGATGTGTCTGTGAGGGGATGGTTGGCAAAACTCAAGGATATTGCATACGACGTTGATGATCTGCTGGACAGGTACTCCGCCAAATGTACGCATCTGAAGCAGAGGCAGATGAAACTTCCCACAAAGGCAAGTGTCAGTTCTCCTACCTCCTTCTTGCGTAGGAATCTATATCAGTACAGAATAAAGCAAAAGATTAGCAGCATACTGGTGAGGTTAGATAAGATTGCAAAAGAACGGGACACCATTGGGCTTCAGATGTTAGGTGGAATGAGTAGGCGTGAAACCTTAGAGCGACCGCAGTCAAGTTCTCTTGTAGATAGTTCAGCTGTGTTTGGCAGGGAGGGAGACAGAAGGGAAATGGTAAGGCTGGTGCTGTCAGACAGTGGACATAATTCCAGCAATGTTTGTGTCATTCCAGTTGTTGGCATGGGTGGGCTTGGTAAGACCACTCTTATGCAGATGGTGTACCATGATGACAGAGTGAAAGAACACTTCCAATTGCGGATCTGGGTTTATGTGTCTGAAAATTTTGACGAGAGAAAGATAACACAAGAAACTCTTGAGGCTGCTGCCTATGACCAATCCTTTGTCAGCACTAATATGAACATGCTTCAGGAAACACTCTCCAGAGTACTACGCGGCAAGAGGTATTTGCTTGTCTTGGATGACGTCTGGAATGAAGACCACGATAAATGGCTCAGCTATAGAGCAGCTTTACTTTCAGGAGGGCTTGGAAGCAAGATAGTGGTGACATCACGAAATGAGAATGTTGCCAGAATAATGGGAGGGATAGAGCCCTACAAGTTACAACAACTATCAGATGATGATAGCTGGTCTGTGTTCAAGAGCTATGCATTTAGGGATGGTGATTGCAGCACATATCCACAGCTGGAGGTGATAGGCAGGGAAATTGTGAAGAAGCTGCAGGGACTGCCTCTTGCATCAAAGGCATTAGGGAGCCTCCTCTTTTGCAAAACAGATGAAGAGGAGTGGAAGGACATACTAAGAAATGACATATGGGAGCTAACAGCagagaaaaataacatattgCCAGCTCTACGGTTAAGCTACaatcacttaccaccacatcTCAAGCAGTGCTTTGCGTTCTGTTCTGTATATCCCAAAGATTATATATTCAGGAGAGAAAAGTTGGTTAAGATTTGGCTAGCACTTGGTTTCATCAGGCAATCCAGAAAGAAGAGACTGGAGGATAGCGGCAACGCATACTTCAATGAGCTACTAAGCAGATCCTTCTTCCAGCCCTACAAGGATAACTATGTCATGCAAAATGCAATGCATGACCTTGCAAAATCTGTCTCCATGGAAGATTGTGATCAATTTGAGCATGAAAGAAGACAAGACAACGCTATCAAGACTCGGCATCTTTCATTTCCATGCAAGGATGGCAAGTGCGTGCAGTTTGGTCCACTTTATGGTTATAGGAAGTTAAGGACACTAATTATTATGCATGGATACAAGTCTAAGATGTCTCGACTGCCTGATGGTGTTTTTATGAAACTTCGATTTCTTAGGGTGCTCGATATACATGGAAGAGGTCTTAAAGAACTACCAGAATCTATAGGAAATCTGGAACAGCTTCGCTTTCTAGATCTCACTAGCACTGAAATCAAAACATTACCGGTGTCCATTGTTAAGCTCTATAACTTGCAAATACTTAAGCTCAGTGACTGCAATTCACTAAGGGAAGTGCCACAAGGCATCACTAAGCTCATTAACATGCGCCACTTAGAGGTACGTACAAGGCTACTGTCTAGGATACCTGGGATTGGAAGTTTGACCTGCCTCCAGGAACTAGAGGAATTTGTTGTCCAGAAGCGCCTAGGACACAAGATCACAGAGTTGAGGGACATGGATCAGCTTCATGGACAGCTTTCTATTCGTGGGCTCAACAATGTAGTTGATGGACAAGATGTGCTTGCTGCAAAGTTGAAGACCAAAGAACACCTTCGAACTTTACACCTTATATGGGATGAAGACTGCACAGTCATTCCTTCGGAACAGCAAGAAGAAATCCTAGAAGGCCTTCAACCACATCTTGATCTTAAGGAGTTAATGATTAAAGGATTCCCAGGGGTAAGGTTTCCAAGCTGGCTGGCTAGTTCATCTCTTCCAAATCTGCAAACCATTCACATATGCAACTGCAGAAGCAAGGTGCTTCCGCCTCTAGGTCAGCTTCCCTTTCTCAAAAATCTCGATATAGCAGGAGCAACCGAGGTGACACAGCTTGGACGTGAATTCACAGGATTTGGTCAATCAACATGTTTTCCAGCTTTAGAAGAGCTTCTATTGGAAGATATGCCAAATTTGAGAGAGTGGATTTTTCATGCTTCTGAACAGTTGTTTCCACAATTAACTGAACTTGGTCTTATCAGGTGCCCAAAGCTGAAGAAGTTACCCCCTCTTCCATCAACACTGACATCACTTAGGATATATGAATCTGGACTTGAGTCACTTCCAGAGCTTCAAAATGGAGCCTGTCCATCTTCTCTAACATCTCTATACATGAATGATTGCCCGAATCTAGCATCTCTGCGTGTAGGCTTGCTTGCACACAAACCGACAGCTCTCAAGAGTCTAACGATAGCCCATTGCGAAGGGCTTGTTTCGCTGCCAGAGGAGTGTTTCCGTCCTCTTATATCACTACGGAGCCTGCACATCTACAAGTGCCCTTGTCTGGTGCCTTGGACAGCGTTAGAGGGAGGCTTGCTTCCCACTTCAATCGAAGACATCCGTCTGAACTCATGCTCTTTGTTAGCATGTGTGCTTCTAAATGGACTAAGATACCTTCCTCGTCTCAGACATTTTGAAATTGCTGACTGCCCTGATATCAGTAACCTCCCAGTGGAGGGTTTACCTCACACACTCCAATTCTTGGAGATATCATGCTGTGATGACCTTCAATGTTTGCCTCCGAGCCTGTATGAAGTCTCCTCACTTGAAACACTACTCATTGGTAACTGTCCTGAGATTGAAAGCTTGCCAGAAGAAGGCCTTCCCAGGGGGCTCAAGGAACTCTACATCAAACAATGTCCACTAATTAAGCAACGGTGCCAAGAAGGTGGGCCAGATCGAGGCAAGATAGCTCATATAAGAGACATTGAGATCGATGGAGATGTTATTATGCTTGACCAGATATAG